From Plutella xylostella chromosome 23, ilPluXylo3.1, whole genome shotgun sequence:
ACAAAGACAGCAGTACCACCCTGTCTTGTACTTGGGGACTCCACGAGAGTTGGAAGTGCTCACTGTAGACCAATATTTCCCGAGACTGAATGTGCTGTCACTGTTCTCCCCTAAACAGTTTGAGAGGTTTACATACTTTGTATTCATTTTCTCAATGGGCATAGGATTTCTGAATGTCATCCCCTGTTATGGGGCTGATGGCCATCATATAGCTAGGAATTTAATCCAATTATTGGCTCAATATTTGAACAAAGATAGTAATTTTGTGACGCTTTATACAAtgataacaattatttttggTACAATTGTTACTTGGGtgtctttgttttatttgtttttgagaGCAATCATGCAGAGTGGTCTAGACTAGCTGAGTTTGTATGGCTGTATGTGTAAGGGGTGTCACAGTAGCATTTTTACGAGACACAAAGGATTGTGTGTATGGTGCTTACATTAAAATAGCTTTATTTGAAGTAGGcggcatttatttattttaactaggTGCCTATGTAAATTAttggttaaaataaataacttttatacttatctgtacataatttattaatcaaaCTATCTAAATAccttactatttattaaattccaTACTAATTTACGAATTTAGCTAGAGTAACACTTTTTTTCTATGTGCTAATTGCAAGTGAGCGCTGAAGATCTTTCAGGGACTTTCTTCCGTAGTAAATGAAAGCTTTGATAGCCGTTTCGTCGGTAGTGTCTTTATTCTTCTTGAAGTCGGTTCGAGCCCATTCTCTAAGCTCCAAACGAGTCTTCTCGTCAGGTACACGTTTAATCGAACGAAGAATCTCCCTGTACAGTTTCAACACCTCTTGGCGAACCAGAAACTGGAATTTTGCAGaacataattaagtacttacctattttattttgcaattaataaaataaacactaaCTCAGGTAAGGAAACCTACTTGTTTCAAACTTAGTGCAGTTTTTGGGATTTTTGTAGCCATTATTGCAGCGCTACTCTACAACAATGTAGCTCATTCGGTAGACAATTTCGACATGTATGACAATACCATCATATATACTTAAAAGTACTATTTCTTTAgagttttaattgaatttcTTCATTGTTgttgataataatatcttaACCTAAAAATCTACACAAATGACACATCAAATGAAACAGCTGATCGCTGTCACTGTAGATCTGACAGATCagctgttttaattttttctatCTGTGTTTTTCCATAAAATAAGGAGTGAATGGTGTAGTACGTCCTTATTGCTaggtacagtgaaactataaagtcctgaaattaatgtttgaggaactaaaattttcaggagcctggcaccattagaaaagaaacataaaagtcataacaattgtttatgtcaataggcggttggctgtttttttgaattttcttattaattataaggataatctagataaaagcaacaatttacgcttggttgcaattaggaagatgaagaaaaatattcgtagtcaagctagtgaagttatttatcgagttttaatacaatgtttagcggaacatcaagctgttcacattttgtcgaatttggaggatgtttacgctcgtacagcgtctatgacgggtatgtagcattgtatagtgccacaaacttatctgttccggtgagagcgaactaaattggtccatataatctatgtcaatatgaaattcattcagtaagtaatgaggtatggaccaatttagttcgctctcaccggaacagataagtttgtggcactatacaaattgtaatagctcattttttattagtaccaacgcttcatttatcgataaacctaggtttagagcccaagtcgaacattgtttacataccactgattgtaggtttcatctggtttcagttgagtcaaaccttaacattttgatacttgaagatatatataatatgtttgtttacttactaaattcacattgtgtgaatttggggggcattgtgtaactcaaaaagattattttattttattttatagttatatcggaccagcgtgccaaagagggcaaaatatggaatatttctaacttctggaagaaacagaacccGTAGTCccaaaagagaaattgatgtatttactatgtgtgcccttcgtcaacagatccagttattttatacagttaaataacgttatttaaataaatatttattgctttcactattagccttcatattaacaccttctagcttttataagagcttttttgtggatggtaagttgtttttaaatacataaataggtaggaagttaacaggcaaaatttcaagtatcaaagtcagttatgtttcgctatatagggttgctacatgaaagatagcagtgccctcatttaatttcaggactttatagtttcactgtaattAACGTAACATCTGAGAAAAATGGGGACGAAAACCAAGTGAAATGCAGCATAATCCAGTGTACCGAGTGTACCTGGCTTTTACTTTTTCAGCCCATTCAGAGTGCCTTCgtggggtaggcgaagcatcACTGCTATTCATCAATAGATAGGCAGAGGCGCATATCCCCATAAGGtttaaactgccttcctaccACGTTGCCACTGGTCCGTTGAACTACTGCGGGTAAACATGTCGCATACGTTACGTTTCTTGGATGGCACTGGCACTTCTCTGATATTGAGGATCTCTCTGGCAAGGGCTATAGCTCCTAAAATATTTCTGCGGCTTTATGCTACATGTTGAGATTTTATACTTCCGATGAAAAAAAgggttataagtttaacgtgtctggaGGTGGAGGGTCACTACCAAaatcgaacgaacgaacgaacatgagctgtcatgcaatcggtaagCCTCGATAGAGTCGTGGTCTTCGAAGCTTCGGTACATCAAAACTGGTGCGCTATAATCACGACTTTCACGTTGCACTAACCGTACTTTATCCGATTGCGTAACTGGCGTAGTTTCCAAAGGTATAAACTAACtatagctcccaaacggctgagcCGATTTTTCGTTTTTAGAGTGATAGCtacttaattaggtaggtacttacctatgtaggtGCATTTCATGTCAATGATCGAAGTTCTCACTTAAAAACCTGCACGCGGGAGGAGCCCATGACCGCTATCGACGACGCTGCAGTATTGGT
This genomic window contains:
- the LOC105389342 gene encoding LYR motif-containing protein 2: MATKIPKTALSLKQFLVRQEVLKLYREILRSIKRVPDEKTRLELREWARTDFKKNKDTTDETAIKAFIYYGRKSLKDLQRSLAIST